One Echinicola strongylocentroti DNA window includes the following coding sequences:
- a CDS encoding DUF4998 domain-containing protein translates to MISNITKVLLVMIMGAGLVACETTMETYDEFLVDGETVYVGKADSVMVEEGFEKLKFNIAINADPKITKGLINTIDETIHHEFEVNRKHAGADTITVDMELPEGEYTFGVFFFDDYGNSSIREEVTARVYGEAYIDRLMNRAISNMEMNDQNELTINWSSPIGTSTYTQLTYEDPMGEVHSIEVPNEDSETIIEAVKEGSELTIITAYRPTSTSFEDFMANPSVVMVPDISLP, encoded by the coding sequence ATGATTTCGAATATAACGAAAGTACTGTTGGTCATGATAATGGGTGCAGGCTTGGTGGCCTGTGAGACCACTATGGAGACCTATGACGAGTTTTTGGTAGATGGTGAGACCGTCTATGTAGGAAAAGCCGATTCGGTAATGGTAGAAGAAGGCTTTGAAAAGCTGAAGTTTAACATAGCCATAAATGCTGATCCCAAAATCACGAAGGGGTTGATCAATACCATTGACGAAACCATCCATCATGAGTTTGAGGTGAACCGCAAGCATGCAGGGGCTGATACCATCACCGTGGACATGGAGCTTCCTGAAGGAGAGTATACTTTTGGTGTTTTCTTTTTTGATGATTATGGAAATAGCTCTATCAGGGAAGAAGTCACGGCTAGGGTCTATGGAGAAGCTTATATAGATCGACTGATGAACAGGGCTATAAGTAATATGGAGATGAATGACCAAAACGAATTGACTATCAATTGGTCATCTCCCATCGGTACAAGTACTTATACCCAGCTGACTTATGAAGACCCAATGGGAGAGGTTCATAGCATCGAAGTACCAAATGAAGATTCTGAGACCATTATAGAAGCTGTAAAGGAAGGTAGTGAGCTGACGATCATTACAGCATATCGACCTACTTCTACCTCTTTTGAGGATTTTATGGCTAATCCATCAGTTGTGATGGTACCGGATATTTCCCTTCCCTAA
- a CDS encoding LacI family DNA-binding transcriptional regulator, whose protein sequence is MAKKKISITDIAKDLNVSITTVSFILNKKAKGKISEEVIKKVEDYVKKVGYKPNQLAQGLRTGKSNIIVFMVEDISDAFFSSIARLMEEKSYQNGYKLIFCSTENDPDKTRDLIQMFKDRQVDGYIITPPDGFEKDIKSLADDGHPLVLFDRYFADLDVSHVVINNQESTFLSLKHMIEGGFRNIGFVTLESGQSQMVDRLEGYDRAVSLYGLSNYTLRINFKDFKTLKAYNIIEDFLDENPNLDGLFFATNYLAKSGLRVLKNRNITIPDQVGVMSFDDNEVFELYTPQISCLSQPIESIAEKLMEIMLKQLKNTNSNGHIIHSELPGNLVIRQSSFKN, encoded by the coding sequence ATGGCAAAGAAGAAAATTTCCATTACCGATATAGCGAAGGACCTCAATGTTTCGATTACGACTGTTTCTTTTATACTGAACAAGAAAGCCAAGGGGAAGATTAGTGAAGAAGTAATCAAAAAAGTGGAGGATTATGTAAAAAAAGTAGGTTATAAGCCCAATCAGCTTGCCCAAGGACTCAGGACGGGAAAATCCAACATCATTGTTTTTATGGTCGAGGATATTTCAGATGCATTTTTTTCCAGTATAGCGCGGTTAATGGAAGAAAAATCTTACCAAAATGGGTATAAACTGATCTTCTGCAGTACAGAAAACGATCCGGACAAAACACGTGACCTTATCCAAATGTTTAAAGATAGACAAGTGGATGGCTATATTATTACCCCTCCTGATGGCTTCGAAAAGGACATCAAGAGCCTAGCTGATGATGGCCACCCTTTAGTTCTGTTTGATAGGTATTTTGCGGACTTGGACGTAAGTCATGTGGTCATCAATAACCAGGAAAGCACTTTTCTTTCGCTTAAGCACATGATAGAAGGAGGGTTTCGTAATATTGGTTTCGTTACGCTGGAGTCTGGGCAGTCCCAGATGGTAGACCGACTGGAAGGGTATGACAGGGCCGTTTCCTTGTATGGTTTATCTAACTACACACTGAGGATCAATTTTAAGGATTTCAAAACACTCAAAGCCTATAACATCATAGAAGACTTCCTGGATGAAAATCCTAATTTGGATGGCTTGTTTTTTGCCACCAACTATTTGGCCAAAAGTGGATTGAGAGTGCTTAAAAATAGAAATATTACTATCCCTGATCAGGTAGGGGTAATGAGTTTTGATGATAATGAAGTCTTTGAGCTGTATACGCCGCAGATTTCTTGTCTCTCCCAACCCATCGAATCCATTGCCGAAAAATTAATGGAGATTATGCTTAAGCAACTGAAAAACACCAATTCTAATGGACATATTATCCATTCCGAATTGCCAGGGAATTTGGTGATCCGTCAATCCAGCTTCAAAAATTAA
- a CDS encoding ROK family protein translates to MKECFNEDNLWGIDFGGTKIEGVILHSAKKPEVIFRFRVKTESHLGYEHILDQFSKLFNTMKEKAGYEPMVIGVGSPGTYIPQKNEMKNCNATVVNGKPFKDDLERKLGIEVILANDANCFALAETKIGIVQELYPAADVVFGVILGTGVGGGVVVRGEIINGKHGIGGEWGHNFLEEGGDSCYCGKSGCNEQVFSGPALERFYHRISGKKKTMQEISLLAESGIDPHAQQTMDRLIHSFGKALSVVVNVIDPDVIVLGGGVSNIKQIYSDSLKTLNQMVFNRSFDAPLVKAKLGDSAGVFGAALLVGKEKSVYEEN, encoded by the coding sequence ATGAAAGAATGTTTTAATGAGGATAATCTTTGGGGGATAGATTTTGGAGGGACAAAGATAGAAGGGGTCATACTGCATTCGGCAAAGAAACCTGAAGTCATCTTTAGATTTCGCGTGAAGACTGAATCCCATTTAGGGTACGAGCATATTTTGGATCAATTTTCCAAACTCTTCAATACGATGAAAGAGAAGGCAGGATATGAGCCAATGGTGATAGGAGTAGGTAGCCCGGGGACATATATTCCCCAAAAGAATGAAATGAAGAATTGTAATGCTACGGTGGTAAACGGTAAGCCATTTAAGGATGACCTGGAGCGAAAGCTAGGAATAGAGGTCATTTTGGCCAACGATGCCAATTGCTTTGCCCTAGCCGAAACCAAAATAGGGATCGTTCAGGAGCTTTACCCAGCAGCCGATGTGGTGTTTGGAGTGATACTGGGCACTGGTGTAGGTGGCGGCGTAGTGGTCAGAGGAGAGATCATCAATGGCAAGCACGGCATAGGAGGAGAATGGGGGCATAACTTCCTCGAAGAGGGTGGTGACAGCTGTTATTGTGGCAAATCAGGATGCAATGAACAGGTGTTTTCCGGCCCTGCTTTGGAGCGATTTTACCATAGAATATCAGGAAAAAAGAAAACCATGCAAGAAATCTCCCTTCTTGCTGAATCAGGCATAGACCCACATGCCCAACAAACGATGGATCGATTGATCCACAGTTTTGGGAAAGCCCTTAGTGTAGTGGTCAATGTCATCGATCCAGACGTGATTGTCTTGGGAGGCGGAGTAAGCAATATCAAACAGATTTATTCCGATAGTTTGAAAACACTGAATCAGATGGTCTTCAATAGAAGTTTCGATGCTCCATTGGTGAAAGCCAAATTAGGTGACAGTGCAGGGGTATTTGGTGCAGCCCTGCTCGTGGGGAAAGAAAAATCAGTGTATGAAGAAAATTAG
- a CDS encoding glycoside hydrolase family 97 protein, giving the protein MSLAILVTPFCRGQEIIKETKKELLSPNGDFEFRVYQKELDQGGKQLFYAVKFKEKDIILESKLGVLIKNQLFESALAVPNDTTEYWSQNLDLVGVSSDQHNETWEPLYGERKEVVDQYNELTLHFQKFGDQEGGVEEGHSGTSYDKRQQYEMDLVIRAYDSGIAFSYSFPETKNGLFLHITGEQTSFTFPAETYAYYERWAQGPYERRPLEGWDEESERPLTLSLKNGITVALTEARLVDFARTKFRLSNHQANTLETSLYNTVDVITPYQTPWRVIMAADTPGKLIENNDLILNLNPENKIENTSWIKPGKVFRSDLTTKAAKEAVDFAVSRNLQYVHLDAGWYGPEMKMSSDATTVDPEKDLDLQQVINYGASKDIGIIVYVNQRALAQQLDELLPLYQKWGLKGVKFGFVHIGSDKWTTWLHEAIRKAADHQLMVNVHDEYRPTGFSRTYPNLMTQEGIRGNEEMPDADHNTILPFTRYLAGAGDYTICYFSNRIKTTHAHQLALAAIYYSPLQYLYWYDKPGFYRGEPELAFFDKVKTVWDDTQVLHGEIGKFITVARQSGEDWFIGSITNTASREVAYSLDFLDKDKSYIAHIYIDDPSMDTRTNVRILRYTVNAEDQLRFSLEASGGAAVHLSPASGSGKIEKLPNGSL; this is encoded by the coding sequence ATGTCCTTAGCCATTTTGGTAACACCATTTTGCAGAGGACAAGAAATAATCAAAGAAACCAAAAAAGAACTGCTCTCGCCCAATGGGGATTTTGAATTCCGCGTATACCAAAAGGAATTAGACCAAGGTGGAAAACAATTGTTTTATGCGGTCAAGTTTAAGGAGAAAGACATCATCTTAGAATCTAAACTTGGTGTTTTGATTAAAAACCAACTTTTCGAATCTGCACTAGCCGTCCCCAATGATACTACCGAATACTGGAGCCAAAACCTTGACCTGGTTGGGGTGAGCAGTGACCAACACAATGAGACTTGGGAGCCATTGTATGGGGAGCGTAAGGAAGTGGTCGATCAATATAATGAGCTGACGCTTCACTTCCAGAAGTTTGGTGACCAAGAAGGGGGAGTGGAAGAAGGCCATTCAGGGACCTCTTACGATAAGCGCCAACAATACGAAATGGATCTTGTGATCCGGGCCTATGATAGTGGTATAGCCTTTAGTTATTCCTTTCCAGAAACCAAAAACGGACTTTTTTTACATATCACAGGTGAGCAAACCTCCTTTACATTTCCAGCAGAAACCTATGCGTACTATGAACGCTGGGCGCAGGGTCCGTATGAACGTAGACCACTTGAAGGCTGGGATGAAGAGAGTGAGCGACCTCTTACCTTAAGTCTTAAAAATGGCATTACCGTCGCTTTGACCGAAGCGAGACTCGTGGATTTTGCACGCACCAAGTTTCGACTTAGCAATCATCAGGCCAATACGCTCGAAACTTCCCTGTATAATACAGTAGATGTCATTACGCCGTACCAAACGCCCTGGCGAGTAATCATGGCGGCAGATACACCGGGAAAATTGATTGAGAACAATGACCTGATCTTAAACCTCAATCCTGAAAATAAAATCGAAAACACTTCATGGATAAAGCCTGGAAAGGTATTTCGCTCTGATCTGACCACTAAAGCAGCTAAAGAAGCCGTGGATTTTGCGGTGTCCAGAAACCTCCAGTATGTCCACTTGGATGCGGGATGGTATGGTCCAGAAATGAAAATGTCTTCCGACGCAACTACGGTGGATCCTGAAAAGGACTTGGATTTGCAGCAAGTAATCAACTATGGCGCCAGTAAGGACATTGGTATCATCGTTTATGTCAATCAACGGGCCTTGGCACAACAACTGGATGAGCTACTGCCATTATATCAAAAGTGGGGACTGAAGGGTGTGAAATTTGGCTTCGTCCACATTGGTTCGGATAAGTGGACTACCTGGTTACATGAGGCCATAAGAAAAGCCGCAGACCATCAGCTCATGGTCAATGTCCATGATGAATATCGTCCCACGGGTTTTAGCCGGACTTATCCCAACTTGATGACGCAGGAAGGTATTAGAGGAAATGAAGAAATGCCTGATGCTGATCATAACACCATTTTGCCTTTTACCCGCTATTTGGCTGGTGCCGGGGATTATACTATTTGTTATTTCAGCAATCGCATCAAGACCACCCATGCCCATCAATTGGCCTTGGCAGCCATTTATTATAGTCCTTTGCAATACCTCTATTGGTATGATAAGCCGGGCTTTTACCGAGGAGAGCCTGAATTGGCGTTTTTTGACAAGGTGAAGACCGTCTGGGATGATACCCAAGTCCTGCATGGGGAAATTGGCAAGTTCATCACCGTAGCACGGCAGTCTGGTGAGGACTGGTTTATCGGGAGTATTACCAATACCGCCTCTCGGGAGGTCGCCTATAGTTTGGATTTTCTGGATAAAGATAAATCCTATATCGCCCATATTTATATAGATGATCCTTCGATGGATACGAGGACCAATGTCAGGATCCTTCGCTATACCGTGAATGCAGAAGACCAGTTGAGGTTTTCCTTAGAGGCCAGTGGTGGGGCAGCGGTTCATCTCTCGCCCGCATCAGGTTCCGGAAAAATTGAAAAATTACCAAATGGTAGTTTGTAA
- a CDS encoding heparinase II/III domain-containing protein, with product MIKVFYSLVIGVLMLGWSQHGYAQKRQYLLHTADNIERLKTQVENDDKIADAWEDQLRKAEQVVKSDRQSASDCQVLALAYRMTGREAFAEKIREILLANIDKDTWESQGLLNRTPSWKGGLRTSHTSFFLSLGFDAAYEHLSEDDKQKIAKGIVRLGIKPQMENWLDPETSFHTFDTMGHNWWSACVYMAGLSAIAVRNEIPEAERWIEEIAGTAGEWIGYSGSVLQNKIPTFDQDGGFYESINYAAYGVSQYLLFRYALEQAMPSMEQEDFPILEKVVDFFIHTTYYVEGDLPLSVNFGDTNVHRNGNSCVVLLYNLGYRDDRYTWYLNQVNKGSDKEGLEVNSPNGLILYPDLPTLEGDYTPDLAHSHLYKEMDWATMRNSWENDATMLAVKSGFSWNHAHADAGSFILFHQGKNLIIDSGNSSYGNPLYTTYYCQSEAHNVILWDGKGQDRKDPYFGTVNHGDLHHLIDGDHYKYLLADASGPYAHLLRRNYRSFLWVGDVILVIDDLLAHQPGKFEWLLHYNGVSKRSGKDLSIKEGDAEVLVRPLFPETFPDAGLPHDFPEQMRLEEKMGYKDHEPENKVPYWSISHFEESARTKFVNAIVLKEDGQPVPEVEPFEGKDFLGVRITQGGEVTEVYFNLLADGRLKHRNSVINMNGWETDAYLTALTFDVGSDRTTSENVKKLFVGHGSYLRRDGQVMVHSLSKLYGEFGFDDDGKAYIDGQAGAKVSMNGSSFERFQVNGQSVNHSVDEESGLFTFRLSDK from the coding sequence ATGATCAAGGTATTTTATTCATTGGTAATTGGTGTTTTGATGCTGGGATGGAGCCAACATGGCTATGCCCAAAAAAGACAATACCTGTTACATACTGCCGATAATATAGAACGGTTAAAGACCCAAGTAGAAAATGACGATAAAATAGCTGATGCTTGGGAGGATCAGTTGCGCAAGGCCGAGCAAGTGGTAAAATCTGATCGGCAAAGTGCCTCAGATTGCCAGGTTTTGGCTTTGGCTTACCGCATGACAGGTAGGGAGGCATTTGCCGAAAAGATCCGGGAAATTTTATTGGCCAATATCGACAAGGATACGTGGGAAAGCCAAGGGCTCCTCAACAGAACACCCTCTTGGAAAGGAGGCTTAAGGACTTCCCATACTTCGTTTTTTTTATCGCTCGGGTTTGATGCAGCTTATGAACATCTATCGGAGGACGATAAACAAAAAATAGCAAAGGGTATCGTGAGGCTTGGCATCAAGCCACAGATGGAGAATTGGCTGGATCCAGAAACCAGCTTTCATACCTTCGATACCATGGGACACAATTGGTGGAGTGCTTGCGTATACATGGCAGGACTATCGGCCATTGCCGTTCGCAACGAAATTCCTGAGGCAGAAAGATGGATAGAAGAAATCGCTGGTACTGCCGGCGAGTGGATTGGGTATTCAGGAAGTGTGCTGCAAAATAAGATCCCGACTTTTGACCAAGACGGTGGCTTTTATGAGAGCATAAACTACGCTGCTTATGGTGTTTCCCAGTACTTACTTTTTCGTTATGCCCTAGAGCAGGCCATGCCTTCTATGGAGCAGGAGGACTTTCCCATTTTGGAAAAAGTCGTTGATTTTTTTATCCATACGACCTATTACGTAGAGGGTGATCTTCCACTATCCGTGAATTTTGGCGATACCAATGTGCACCGAAATGGCAACTCCTGTGTGGTACTTTTGTATAACTTGGGCTACCGGGATGATCGGTATACTTGGTACCTCAATCAGGTGAACAAAGGCAGTGATAAAGAAGGACTGGAGGTGAACTCACCCAACGGACTGATCCTATACCCTGACCTTCCAACGTTGGAGGGTGATTACACACCAGATTTGGCGCACTCGCATTTGTACAAAGAGATGGACTGGGCCACAATGCGGAATTCCTGGGAAAATGACGCCACTATGCTGGCTGTAAAATCAGGTTTTAGCTGGAACCATGCCCATGCAGACGCAGGATCATTTATCCTCTTTCATCAAGGAAAAAATTTGATTATTGATTCAGGAAATTCGTCCTATGGCAATCCCTTGTACACCACATATTATTGTCAAAGTGAAGCGCACAATGTCATTTTATGGGATGGTAAAGGGCAGGATAGAAAAGACCCCTACTTCGGTACGGTGAATCATGGAGATTTACATCACCTCATCGACGGAGACCACTACAAATACCTTTTGGCTGATGCATCGGGACCATATGCCCACTTGTTGAGAAGAAATTACCGTAGTTTTCTTTGGGTCGGGGATGTGATACTGGTGATCGATGACCTGCTGGCACATCAGCCCGGAAAATTTGAATGGCTATTGCATTACAATGGTGTGTCCAAAAGAAGTGGAAAGGATTTGTCCATCAAGGAAGGTGATGCGGAAGTCTTGGTTCGTCCGTTGTTTCCAGAGACTTTTCCTGATGCTGGCCTGCCACATGACTTTCCCGAGCAGATGAGGCTTGAGGAAAAAATGGGGTACAAAGACCATGAACCAGAAAATAAAGTGCCTTATTGGTCCATCAGTCATTTTGAAGAATCCGCACGTACCAAGTTTGTGAATGCTATTGTCTTGAAAGAAGATGGCCAGCCTGTACCGGAAGTAGAGCCGTTTGAAGGAAAGGACTTCTTGGGTGTTAGGATTACCCAAGGAGGGGAGGTCACAGAAGTATATTTTAATCTGCTGGCCGATGGTCGCTTGAAACACCGTAACAGTGTCATCAACATGAACGGTTGGGAAACCGACGCCTACCTGACCGCATTGACCTTTGATGTCGGAAGTGACCGTACAACAAGCGAAAATGTCAAAAAGCTATTTGTCGGTCACGGCAGCTATTTGCGAAGAGATGGACAAGTAATGGTGCATTCCCTGTCCAAATTGTACGGGGAATTTGGGTTTGATGATGATGGAAAAGCCTATATCGATGGGCAAGCAGGGGCAAAAGTCAGCATGAACGGATCGTCTTTTGAGCGTTTTCAAGTAAATGGACAGTCCGTAAACCATTCAGTGGATGAAGAGAGTGGGCTGTTTACATTTCGCCTGTCCGATAAATAA
- a CDS encoding glycoside hydrolase family 88 protein, with protein sequence MMLESRTITIALLSGLLVLGACNGQKQNNEQETVKKEGFNVDAQLDYCLAQAEKTLQMIPEDSVFPRTINKGETAWRYVPVEDWTSGFWPGTLWYLYEYAQTDQWKAAADKYTRFLTPLSQRPPLDHDIGFQVYCSFGNGYRLTGEPDYKQAILGAAEQLTTLYNPNVGTILSWPRDVPNMEWPQHNTIMDNMMNLELLLWSADNGGKEKYESIAIDHAQTTMEHHFREDYSSYHVVVYDRESGDKIKGVTHQGYSDSTMWARGQSWAIYGYTMVYRETKDPEYLEFAEKVTDVYLSQLPEDLIPYWDFSAPDIPNAPRDASAAAVTASALLELGSYVGGEKGAKYQDLAEKMLQELSSDRYQSGEKNSAFLLHSTGHYPAGSEIDASINYADYYYVEGLIRLKKLKEGKDILS encoded by the coding sequence ATGATGTTAGAAAGTAGGACCATAACAATTGCATTGCTTTCTGGGCTTTTGGTGCTGGGAGCATGCAACGGTCAAAAGCAAAATAATGAACAGGAAACTGTAAAAAAGGAGGGGTTCAATGTGGACGCTCAGCTGGACTATTGTTTGGCACAAGCGGAGAAAACACTGCAAATGATACCTGAGGACTCTGTTTTTCCACGTACTATCAATAAAGGAGAAACAGCTTGGCGGTATGTTCCTGTAGAGGATTGGACCAGTGGGTTTTGGCCGGGTACCCTCTGGTATCTGTATGAATACGCCCAGACAGACCAATGGAAGGCTGCTGCTGATAAATATACCCGCTTCTTGACCCCCTTGTCCCAACGTCCACCGCTGGACCATGACATAGGTTTTCAGGTTTATTGCAGTTTTGGCAACGGATATAGGCTGACAGGAGAACCTGACTATAAGCAAGCTATCCTAGGTGCAGCCGAGCAACTGACCACGCTGTACAATCCAAATGTTGGCACCATTTTGAGTTGGCCGCGGGATGTTCCCAATATGGAATGGCCCCAACATAATACCATCATGGACAATATGATGAACTTGGAGCTGCTGCTATGGAGTGCCGATAACGGTGGCAAGGAAAAATATGAGTCAATAGCCATAGACCATGCCCAGACCACTATGGAGCATCATTTTAGGGAGGATTATTCTTCTTACCACGTAGTAGTGTACGATCGTGAGAGCGGAGACAAAATCAAAGGCGTGACCCATCAAGGGTATTCGGACAGTACCATGTGGGCAAGAGGACAATCTTGGGCTATATATGGATATACCATGGTCTATAGGGAAACCAAGGATCCCGAGTACCTTGAATTCGCAGAAAAGGTCACTGATGTCTATCTGTCCCAGTTGCCTGAGGATTTGATACCGTATTGGGATTTTTCGGCACCTGACATCCCCAATGCTCCGCGGGATGCATCGGCTGCCGCTGTGACTGCCTCTGCACTTCTGGAGCTTGGCAGTTATGTCGGTGGTGAAAAGGGGGCAAAATACCAGGATTTGGCTGAAAAAATGCTTCAAGAACTTTCTTCCGATCGCTATCAGAGCGGGGAAAAGAATTCCGCTTTCTTGTTGCATTCCACAGGTCACTATCCCGCAGGATCTGAGATAGATGCCTCTATCAATTACGCTGACTATTATTACGTGGAAGGCTTGATCAGACTGAAAAAACTGAAGGAAGGAAAGGACATATTAAGTTAA
- a CDS encoding sugar porter family MFS transporter, which produces MTKKLFLGAIVASLGGLLFGFDTAVISGAEQSIKDVFHLEGFAHGFTNAIALIGTIFGAMFAGKPGDAFGRRNTLVVLAVFYAVSALGCAYSSSWEGFLFYRFLGGLGVGASSVLGPMYISEIAPAQYRGRLVGLFQFNIVFGILLAFFSNYIINNLIDQEAWRWMLGVEALPAALFLVLLFTIPQSPRWLVKMGREDEALQVLQKLGTLNPTQTFTEIKDSLYKDQASKKVRLFSKQYSYPLLLAFLLATFNQFSGINAIMYYAPRIFGMTGLAEDTALLQAIAIGLTNMVFTVIAMSVIDKIGRKKLLIIGSVGMIVSLGLTAYSFHVQNFSGYGVLIYLIGFIASFAFSQGAVIWVFISEIFPNAVRASGQAFGTFVHWFWAAVMTWTFPVVAEMENGGAIAFGFFFFAMVLHLWFAVKMLPETKGKSLEQLQKELIR; this is translated from the coding sequence ATGACCAAGAAACTGTTTTTGGGAGCTATAGTGGCCTCTTTGGGAGGCTTGCTGTTTGGCTTTGATACCGCCGTGATTTCAGGCGCCGAACAATCCATCAAGGATGTATTCCATCTGGAAGGATTTGCCCATGGTTTTACCAATGCCATTGCATTGATAGGGACCATTTTTGGGGCCATGTTTGCAGGAAAGCCAGGAGATGCATTTGGAAGAAGGAATACATTGGTCGTGTTAGCGGTATTTTATGCCGTATCTGCCTTGGGCTGTGCTTATTCTTCCTCTTGGGAGGGATTTCTCTTTTACCGTTTTCTTGGTGGCTTAGGAGTAGGTGCTTCCTCGGTACTCGGCCCCATGTACATTTCAGAAATCGCTCCTGCCCAATATCGAGGCAGGCTGGTAGGACTCTTTCAGTTCAATATCGTTTTCGGGATCCTTTTGGCTTTTTTCTCCAACTACATCATCAATAACCTAATTGATCAGGAAGCTTGGAGATGGATGCTTGGTGTGGAAGCATTGCCAGCAGCATTGTTTTTGGTGTTGCTCTTTACGATTCCACAGAGCCCTAGGTGGTTGGTGAAGATGGGGAGAGAAGATGAGGCTTTGCAGGTACTTCAGAAATTGGGAACGCTAAATCCTACCCAAACCTTTACTGAAATCAAAGACTCTCTCTATAAAGACCAGGCTAGCAAAAAGGTAAGGCTGTTCAGTAAGCAATACAGTTATCCATTATTATTGGCATTTCTCTTGGCCACCTTCAACCAGTTTTCCGGGATTAATGCGATCATGTATTATGCGCCAAGGATCTTCGGGATGACAGGGCTGGCAGAGGATACCGCTTTATTGCAGGCCATTGCCATTGGTCTTACCAATATGGTTTTTACCGTCATCGCGATGTCTGTCATAGATAAGATCGGCAGAAAAAAATTATTGATTATCGGTTCGGTGGGGATGATTGTCAGCTTAGGATTGACGGCTTATTCATTCCATGTTCAGAATTTTTCTGGATATGGTGTGTTGATTTACCTTATCGGTTTTATTGCCAGTTTTGCCTTTTCCCAAGGCGCGGTCATTTGGGTATTTATTTCTGAAATATTTCCCAATGCGGTCAGGGCAAGTGGTCAAGCATTTGGGACATTTGTCCATTGGTTTTGGGCTGCGGTAATGACTTGGACTTTCCCTGTGGTGGCAGAAATGGAAAATGGAGGCGCCATCGCTTTTGGATTCTTTTTCTTCGCCATGGTCCTTCATCTATGGTTTGCTGTAAAGATGCTTCCGGAGACCAAAGGAAAATCCCTCGAACAACTCCAAAAAGAACTGATCAGATAG